Proteins encoded together in one Acipenser ruthenus chromosome 22, fAciRut3.2 maternal haplotype, whole genome shotgun sequence window:
- the LOC117431314 gene encoding aquaporin-8-like, with protein sequence MSVNESKADLYDMSTLSIAELEKEPAHPKASVFERYIQTCAAEVIGSALFIFVGCSSVIENVEGTGRLQPALAHGLALAIVIVVLGEISGGHFNPAVTLSVYLVGGLNFVLLAPYIMAQLCGGMLGAALAKAISTEETYMNASGGAFTAVQSSGQIGRAIVAETLMTVFLTLVVCMGAVNEKSRSHLAPLCIGLTVAADIFVGGSVSGACMNPARAFGPAVVANYWSYHWIYWVGPLAGALITALFVRLLLGDRKIRILLK encoded by the exons ATGTCTGTGAATGAGTCCAAGGCAGATCTCTATGACATGTCCACTTTGTCCATTGCTGAGCTGGAGAAAGAGCCTGCTCACCCCAAAGCCTCTGTATTTGAGAGGTACATCCAGACTTGTGCAGCAGAGGTGATCGGGTCAGCTCTGTTCATCTTCGTGGGCTGTTCGTCTGTGATTGAGAATGTGGAGGGCACAGGAAGGCTGCAGCCTGCACTGGCACACGGCTTGGCTTTGGCGATTGTTATTGTAGTCTTAGGTGAAATCAG TGGAGGACACTTCAACCCTGCAGTAACGCTGTCTGTGTACCTGGTTGGAGGGCTGAACTTCGTTCTGCTTGCTCCTTACATCATGGCTCAGCTGTgtggagggatgctgggagcagCTCtggccaag GCAATCTCCACAGAGGAAACGTATATGAATGCGTCCGGTGGGGCATTCACGGCTGTGCAGAGCAGTGGGCAGATCGGCAGAGCGATTGTGGCAGAGACTTTGATGACTGTCTTCTTGACTCTGGTCGTCTGCATGGGAGCAGTCAATGAGAAGAGCCGGAGTCACCTGGCTCCCCTCTGTATCGGTCTCACTGTTGCAGCCGACATATTTGTAGG AGGATCCGTGTCTGGAGCTTGTATGAACCCTGCTCGGGCGTTTGGACCAGCAGTGGTGGCTAACTACTGGTCTTACCACTGGATTTACTGGGTCGGTCCACTAGCTGGTGCTCTGATAACTGCCTTATTTGTAAG GCTACTGCTGGGTGACAGAAAAATCCGGATTCTTCTCAAATAA
- the lcmt1 gene encoding leucine carboxyl methyltransferase 1 yields the protein MATRQPFTSSDTADEAVRATCDDASTCKRFATSKGYWKDPYIQYFVRQSGERKAPEISRGYYARVHGVNRLLDGFLRKTTCNCQVINLGAGLDTTFWRLKEANLLPKKYFEVDFSVIVARKLHNIKTKPPLSNPIVATHSTDLLLMDGHSLDSDRYCIIGADLRDLPALEEKLKKCHLDTKLPTLFVSECVLVYMTLEQSSSLVKWVADTFDTAMFINYEQVNMADRFGQIMIENLQRRQCNLAGVEVCRSLESQKDRFLLAGWEKADALDMMTVYNILPQDDVGRIEQLEFLDERELLQQLLQHYCICWATKDKLSLGLLDVTF from the exons ATGGCCACCCGACAGCCGTTTACGAGTTCTGATACCGCTGATGAAGCAGTCCGAGCCACATGCGACGATGCTTCGACCTGTAAAAG ATTTGCTACCAGTAAAGGCTATTGGAAAGACCCATATATCCAGTATTTTGTGAGGCAGAGTGGAGAAAGAAAGGCTCCTGAAATCAGCAGAG GTTATTATGCTCGGGTGCATGGAGTGAATCGCCTGCTTGATGGTTTTTTAAGGAAGACAACATGCAACTGCCAGGTTATAAATCTGGGTGCTGGTCTGGACACAACATTCTGGAGATTAAAG GAAGCAAACCTTCTGCCCAAAAAATACTTTGAAGTTGACTTTTCCGTGATTGTTGCAAGGAAGCTACATAACATCAA aacaAAACCTCCACTGTCTAACCCTATTGTTGCAACACATTCAACTGATTTACTTCTGATGG ATGGCCACAGCTTAGACTCGGACCGATACTGCATCATTGGAGCAGATCTCCGGGATCTCCCTGCACTGGAGGAAAAACTGAAGAAATGCCACCTTGATACAAA ATTGCCAACGCTGTTTGTGTCAGAGTGCGTGCTGGTCTACATGACTCTGGAGCAGTCTTCAAGTCTGGTGAAATGGGTGGCAGACACCTTTGACACTGCCATGTTCATAAACTACGAGCAG GTGAACATGGCTGATCGCTTTGGGCAGATCATGATCGAGAATCTGCAGAGAAGGCAATGCAACCTGGCAGGAGTGGAAGTCTGTAGATCACTTGAGTCTCAG aaagacAGATTTTTATTGGCTGGCTGGGAAAAAGCTGATGCACTTGATATGATGACCGTATACAATATCCTTCCGCAAGATGACGTGGGAAG gATAGAACAGCTTGAGTTTTTGGATGAAAGGGAACTTCTTCAACAGCTGTTACAGCATTACTGCATCTGCTGGGCTACGAAAGACAAGCTGAGCCTGG GTCTCTTAGATGTTACGTTTTAA
- the LOC117431818 gene encoding aquaporin-8-like isoform X2, whose protein sequence is MPDEKLELSQMTTTFIEENQKVARTPSRYEEFIQPCVAELIASIIFVFIGSVSVIENVESAGRLQPALVHGLTVAVLVAIFAEVSGGQFNPVLTVAIYLVGGIDLMMAIAYIIVQMIGGLIGAALAKMMTSRVKFANAAGAAFTVVKSNDQIAAAVFGEIAMTCFVVMVVCMGAVNSKSKTPLVPFCIGCTVIVNVLAGGDVSGTCLNPARAFGPAVMANYWSYHWIYWIGPLVGALLAAGLMRLLLGDEKIRLFMK, encoded by the exons ATGCCTGACGAGAAGCTAGAACTCAGCCAAATGACCACCACGTTTATTGAAGAGAATCAAAAGGTTGCCAGGACCCCCAGCCGGTATGAAGAGTTCATCCAGCCCTGTGTGGCAGAGCTGATCGCCAGCATTATCTTTGTATTCATTGGAAGTGTGTCAGTGATTGAGAATGTGGAGTCCGCTGGCAGACTGCAGCCTGCCCTGGTCCATGGTCTCACTGTGGCAGTCTTGGTTGCCATCTTTGCAGAAGTCAG TGGTGGACAATTCAATCCTGTGCTAACTGTTGCTATTTACCTGGTTGGAGGAATCGACCTCATGATGGCAATCGCATACATCATAGTTCAGATGATTGGGGGATTGATAGGAGCAGCTTTGGCAAAG ATGATGACCTCCAGGGTCAAATTTGCAAACGCAGCAGGGGCAGCCTTCACGGTGGTTAAATCCAACGACCAGATTGCAGCGGCTGTCTTTGGAGAGATAGCAATGACCTGCTTTGTCGTTATGGTGGTCTGCATGGGGGCTGTGAATAGCAAGAGCAAGACCCCACTGGTGCCATTTTGTATTGGCTGCACTGTCATAGTCAATGTACTGGCAGG GGGTGATGTTTCTGGCACCTGTCTGAACCCTGCTAGAGCGTTTGGACCTGCAGTTATGGCTAACTATTGGTCTTACCACTGGATCTACTGGATCGGACCATTAGTGGGTGCTCTGCTAGCTGCAGGACTGATGAG attgctTTTGGGTGATGAGAAGATACGCCTTTTCATGAAGTGA
- the LOC117431818 gene encoding aquaporin-8-like isoform X1, whose amino-acid sequence MFLVNLYHSSLDSPIFLCNMPDEKLELSQMTTTFIEENQKVARTPSRYEEFIQPCVAELIASIIFVFIGSVSVIENVESAGRLQPALVHGLTVAVLVAIFAEVSGGQFNPVLTVAIYLVGGIDLMMAIAYIIVQMIGGLIGAALAKMMTSRVKFANAAGAAFTVVKSNDQIAAAVFGEIAMTCFVVMVVCMGAVNSKSKTPLVPFCIGCTVIVNVLAGGDVSGTCLNPARAFGPAVMANYWSYHWIYWIGPLVGALLAAGLMRLLLGDEKIRLFMK is encoded by the exons ATGTTTCTTGTCAACCTTTATCACTCCAGTCTTGACAGTCCTATTTTTCTCTGCAACATGCCTGACGAGAAGCTAGAACTCAGCCAAATGACCACCACGTTTATTGAAGAGAATCAAAAGGTTGCCAGGACCCCCAGCCGGTATGAAGAGTTCATCCAGCCCTGTGTGGCAGAGCTGATCGCCAGCATTATCTTTGTATTCATTGGAAGTGTGTCAGTGATTGAGAATGTGGAGTCCGCTGGCAGACTGCAGCCTGCCCTGGTCCATGGTCTCACTGTGGCAGTCTTGGTTGCCATCTTTGCAGAAGTCAG TGGTGGACAATTCAATCCTGTGCTAACTGTTGCTATTTACCTGGTTGGAGGAATCGACCTCATGATGGCAATCGCATACATCATAGTTCAGATGATTGGGGGATTGATAGGAGCAGCTTTGGCAAAG ATGATGACCTCCAGGGTCAAATTTGCAAACGCAGCAGGGGCAGCCTTCACGGTGGTTAAATCCAACGACCAGATTGCAGCGGCTGTCTTTGGAGAGATAGCAATGACCTGCTTTGTCGTTATGGTGGTCTGCATGGGGGCTGTGAATAGCAAGAGCAAGACCCCACTGGTGCCATTTTGTATTGGCTGCACTGTCATAGTCAATGTACTGGCAGG GGGTGATGTTTCTGGCACCTGTCTGAACCCTGCTAGAGCGTTTGGACCTGCAGTTATGGCTAACTATTGGTCTTACCACTGGATCTACTGGATCGGACCATTAGTGGGTGCTCTGCTAGCTGCAGGACTGATGAG attgctTTTGGGTGATGAGAAGATACGCCTTTTCATGAAGTGA